From the Candidatus Binataceae bacterium genome, the window CGATCTGACACTCGAGCGGTGGAAGGATATTTGCCAGAAGTGAGGCGGAGCAAGGGCACAAATTGATAATCGGCCAACTAGTCAGTTGCCAATCGGCGGAGGATTGAGCAATGGCTGAGATGCAACAGGCGGTCAACGATTTCGGCTATCGCAGTTTCAATCTGGGCGGTTTCAGGTTCGAGCGCGACGAGTATTTCGCGCATGTCACGTGGCCCGGCGGCAGCCATGCGATGCCGGTGGATGGGTTCCTGCGCGCGTTGATCCGCGATCTCGCCTGGAGCTTCTTTTACGGGACCGTCAATTTCGACCAGGTCTTCGGCACCACCAATCACTACGGCAGCGTCGATGTGTTTGCCGGGCTGTATAATCCGGGCTACCGCAAAAGTAACAAGCATCACGTCGAGAACTTCAACAGCGACCAGGCCAAAGCGGTCTTCGAGGCGATGCTCGACGACTGGACCAACGAGGGCTTCGATCCCTTCGCCGCCCCCGAGGAAACCGGCAGCGCGTTCGGTCCCAAGCGCGGCAGCAACCGCACTGCGATCTCGCGCAAACGCCTGACCGCGAAGCGGATGGTGGGGATGAAGGATGACATCCCGCTGCGGACCGACCAGAACGGCTTCCCCCCCAACCGCCAACTCGGCGATGTACCGCAGGACCAGCCGGAGATCCATGCCGAGCCCGGCTTCGAAAGCGAAGTCCACGCCTTCAATTTCTTCGGCTACGTCTCGCGCTCGGACGTGACGTGGAACCCGTCGGTGTGCTCGGCGGTCCAGGACAGCCTGATCTGCGCGACCACCGAGGAGTACATGCTGCCGGTGATCCACGGCAACGACCGGGTGGAGTGGTTCGTCCAGCTGAGCGACGAAATCCACTGGGACGTGACCGACCGCGACAGCGGCGAGCCGCGCGCGCGGGTGGTGATGAAAGCGGGCGACGTCGCCGCAATGCCGGCGGACATCCGCCACCAGGGCTACTCGCCCAAACGCTCGATCCTGCTGGTATGGGAAAACAACAATCCCGAGTTGCCCGAACTGTACGCAAAGAAAAAGCTGAAGCCGAATCCGGTGGATTTCTAGCCAGGATGCCCGGTGGTGCGTGAGCACAAGGACTCGCCCGACAGGGAGGAAGGCCAATGTCAACTCAGCGTGGAACGGCTCTCGTGGCACTGGTTCTGCTGCTGATGGCGGCCGCGCCGCCGGCGACCGACGCCGCCGATCCGCAGAGTCCGGTCCCGCCCGGAACCGTGATCAACATGTCCAACTGGCGGCAGTACACACAATATATGACGAACGGGATGCAGGCGCTGTTCGCGGGCACCTATCACTGGAAGTTTCCGAGCGACTTCGAGATAGTGATCGAGCCGACCAAGACCTACCCACTGGGTTCCAAGCAGTATATCGAGAATACCGAGAAGTACGCGAGTCAGGTGCGAATAGTCAATTTGCCCAACGGTGGCCATACCCTCGAAAACTACACCGCGGGCTGTCCTTTCCCGAATCCGCAGGAGCCGCAGAAGGGATGGAAGGTCCTGGTCAATGACTGGTTTGCCTATCAGCCGTACGAGCTGTGCGGACCGAGTATCGCACAGTGGTTTCAGGACCGCTTCGCCAACGTCAGCAACAACACCATCATCTTCGCCGAGCGCAGAATGGCGCACATCTCGGATCCCGGTCAGCCGATCTATGAGAATCGCGCGCCGAATGCCGACTTCATCCAATACGCGGAGGAGATAACGCCGGAGCAGGCCAAGTACACCGCGATTTTGTCGATCTGGCCCCGCGATTTGAGACAGAATATAGACACCTATCTGTTCGTCCCCGCGCTGCGC encodes:
- a CDS encoding DUF1329 domain-containing protein, with product MALVLLLMAAAPPATDAADPQSPVPPGTVINMSNWRQYTQYMTNGMQALFAGTYHWKFPSDFEIVIEPTKTYPLGSKQYIENTEKYASQVRIVNLPNGGHTLENYTAGCPFPNPQEPQKGWKVLVNDWFAYQPYELCGPSIAQWFQDRFANVSNNTIIFAERRMAHISDPGQPIYENRAPNADFIQYAEEITPEQAKYTAILSIWPRDLRQNIDTYLFVPALRRTLRLSTSARCSPAFGSDFTYDDTRHGAFNGNITQFDAKFIRDQKILESVEYNAFDAQVPTNTNNFYQGIWFSKPSLAKWQVRNSYMIDVRRIPGLAAGYCYGSRILYVDKDVMQAMWADLYDANMKLWKIDYDPQAIIDVPNVGRIWTNYGWGDIFDVQNEHMTFVTLPMYANEQCQNVNGADMTNINRYFSVNGLSQIMR